The region GGACAGGCACACATGTTAACATTACTTAAGCTTTTGGTCTAATGATAGTTTTAGGAAAACTCTGATAGAAATCAGTCAAGTACTTTAAATTAAACTGGATTTTTCAAGTAATTATTACTAATGATGTGCATTTTGCACATCATGAAGTAATAATATAAAGTTTAATATAAAGTACATAAAGCCTTATAGGGGCACTGCTCTTTCATTTTTCAAGGTTATTATCGATTTCCACAGTGTCTATTCTTGTTATTTACCGTGTAACATGAGTGTAACGGCTAATTTACGAACAATAGTGTATTGTTCGTAAATGCAAACCCCTGCAGCCCCTGGATGTTAATCCTGTGATGGAGTGACTGGAGCGAATATCAAAGGAAACTTCACGGTAACATTGCATCAGGTGCAAATGACCACTGGTGTGTTTACACACCGGAGATAAAGGTGGAAATTACAGGAGTTTGTTCTAAGTGTGGTGGAGGTTTTTTGTGCCTTCCTTCCAAACAAATGGCGCAGCTGAAAGTGGTTTCCAGCTCTCCAAAAGTCCCCTCCCCAGCTACAGCCTGAAGCAGTATGACACGCGTTAACGCCGCTATTTCCAGGACAGTGTCAGCAGCGGACATTACCTCTGCCGTAACCCTGCGTGTGTTTGGCGAAGCTGCGAACCACAGCCTCCACCGCCTCCTTCAGCACGGCCGGGTTCCCCGGGTTACAGTGACCGCTAGCCCCCGGCCCCAGCCCCGCTCCCATTCCGCCGTACAGGCTGTGGAGCTGCAGCGGAGGCGGCGGGGGAGGAGGCCCGGAGGACGCCGCCAGAGAGGCCGGAGAGGACAGCAACGGTGCGATGGGGACCGTAACCCCGGGCCGGAGAGAGGAGCGGAGGGTCCCGGTCGCTCCCGAACTGAATCCGATGCCCGGCTGTAGCCGCTGATGGCGGACACTGTCCGGGATAACGTTGGATTCCATTGTCCCGACGTAACGTCTGCGGAGTCCCGGCTCTGGAGCAAATCTGTAGCGAGGAGCCCGACGGCTTGAGCTGAAAAAGTGCGCTTTAAGAGCTGAATGAGCGAAGTACGGCAGGGTTTTTCTCAGTCACAGCCTGTAAGCGCCGAGCCGACGTTGATTCGACACATAACGGAGCTGCTGAGTCCTCACTCCCTGGATTAGACTGCGGGACTGTCAGTCAAGTGCTGCCTTCAAGGACCCCTCGTATCCTGTTTCATCTACACTGTGAAATGCATTTACAGTCAGGCTGTACACGTTTTCTAATGTGTGTTTGTAAGCTGGtattcttttaattttattgcaCCTGTTCATTGTTACACGgactgtgtttttaatgggctaatttcctccccccccccacctgtgtttgcttgtttttgtggAGTATTTCCTCATCTTAGCTGAGGATCCAAGGATGCAGGAAGCTTTACTTCCTGGGATAGTAATAACACTCTGACCTTAAGTTGTTATAATATTATCTTTGCATTCAGATTGTAATACAAGCGCACAAAATATTCTACAGCTaggaaacactttttttctttttttttgtttagctcTGATTTAGCTTTATGATGAAATCCTACCAGAAATAATAAACCAGCTTCTAGGTTATTATAGCTAGTATGGTAAGCTAAACTAAAAAGTGAAgctacatgtaaaaaaaaaaaaaaaagttaaataaaaggaaaaaaactggacatttaaagaaaaaaattaaagctaACTAAAGCGGTTTTGTAAACTTGAAAAGCCAactaaagttgaataaaaataGAGAAAATGTTAGTAGTTCTTCTTTTTGTTAATTtgatcaaattaaattaaagtaaaacaaaaaacgtaATAGATGTGGCTCAGGTGATCGAGCAGGTCGTCTACGGGTTTGTGGATCGACAGTATCCTTGGGCAACTGTCATGAGAATTCCAATGTTTTCTGGAGGACGTGAAGGCAACAGTGGAAAATCAGAAAATATCAAGCCAAGAAATCTGAGCCTCCTCTGTTCTCCTCTGGCTCCAACAGAGAACAACTACAGTGCGGGTTTACAGCTCCAACTCTGCTGAAGCATGTGATTAAAACTTGGATCAGACTAACTCAGTTTACTCGATAAGAGGTggaaaaaaatgatgatcttaCTTTGAAATACTGAAACATAATGCAACTTTGTACTACCTTAACTCTGAGCTGGAGTGAGGGTGAGACCACCAACCTAGAGCAGAACAAAGACTTGAAGAGGAAATGGGACCTCCTCTTGTGCCTCCTAAATATTTTTTAGGACTTTGTGGGTCTTGTGtcatttttcattctttctgCGGTCTGCGATGAAGCCAGAGAAGTCCAAAGGAGGAACTAGTCCTCCCTCACTTTTTTTGTTAAACTGAATCTGCATTAAGTCAAAGATTGAACCTCATCTGTTTCCACTAAAAAGCCCATTTTAAACAAATTAGAGCCCAGTGAGAAACTGGAAATCGCACAAAGGACAAGAAAAACCGTCAGAAATAGTGTTTACTGCAGAGTCTGCAAACAGCTGAAGGATTTCTGCAGATGCGCACTTTATAACTGTGAATGAGTGTGTGCCTGACTagtgcatgcttttatttcccgaccccagttcataacttcaaggTCCATGGCTTATGTTCACTTCCTCTGACATTTGTCTGTTGATCCTGTTCTCCAGTTTTCTAATGGGATCTTGTGTCAGCATGGACTGAACTCCACGATGGATACAACTTTGATGATGGAGGTTTCAAGATTAGGTCCAAGCAAAGCTGCTACGGGTGATCCTCTGACCTAAATACTGAGCAttctcactcttttttttccttcttaaaTATTCAGTTTGTCTCATTGTTTGCTATATTACAATTATTATCATTTACAGACATCCTGAGCATGTGCTGTTCCCTCTAAAGAGACCTGTGAAATTTCTGGTTTTAGAAACACCGCAGACATGCAGGAAATTTAAGTAActtctgaaacaagctgttttagcaTCTCtcgctttcttctgattggctgccactCATAAACAAAGGGTTTGAGCAGCAGGTtggtggggcttctgtgcttACAACTGTGCATCTGATGATTatagacatcacacagagacaagaataaaaaaagaaactggcaGAAAATGAGTGTTTACAGCTGTCAGAGCCAATCCCTGTAATGGACTGGCAACTTGTCTATTTCAGTATCTATCTGCACTTACATTTCAAGCCATTACACatttaaatttttgtgattacAGCTTGTAGTAGCTCATGAAAATACAAAATCTGGTAGCGCAAACTAGTAGAATAATtattagaatgtatttaattttgttttgggggATGCAGTGCATCTAGAAAGTATTCACAGCACTTTtcttgttccacattttgtcatgttacaaCTTTATTCCAATGTGCATTAAATTCATTTGTACCTCAAAATTCCATGAAAAACTTTGTTTAAAATTCTTGAAACTTTATTGAATATAAAGAACAAAAGTTTAACATGTACCTAAGTATTCACAGCCTTTGTCATGACACTCAGACTTGAAGTGAGGTGTATCCTGTTTCAACTTACAATCCGTCATTGTTCCTATAGCTTAACTGGAGTCCTGTGATGATTTCAGTTAATTGGATGTGATTTGGAAAGGCACACACTTGTATATACGAGGTCCCATAGTTGACAGTACAGGTCAGCGCACAAACCAAGCCATGAAGTCCAACAAATTGTTTTTAGATCTCGGAGACAGGATTGTACCGAGGCGCAGATCTGGGGAAGGGTACAAAAAAATTCTGCAGGATTGAAAGTCCCAATGAACACAGTGGCCTCCTCCATCACCCATAAATGGAAGAAATTTGGAGCCAACAGGTCTCTTCTTAGAGCTAGCCTTTAGTCAGGTGACCAAGAACTTGACGGTTACACTGACAGAGCTCCAGCTGCTCTCTGGTGAGATGCGAAGCATAGGGTCATCATTTCTCCAGCACTTCATTAATCAGGCCTGTATGGTAGAACAGCCAGGTGGAAGCCACTCCTCAGTAACAGGCCCATTACAGCCTCTCTGGAGTTTGTCATAAGACACCTGAAGGAATCTCAGACCACGAGAAATAAAACCCTCTGGTCTAATGAAACAAAGATTGAACTCTTTGGCCTGAATACCAAGGAAACCAGGCATCGCTCATCacctggccaataccatccctaCAGTAAAGCATGGTGGTGGCACCATCATGCTGTGGGGACAGTTTTCAACAGGAGGGACTGGGAGACTAGTTAGGGTCAAGGGAAAGATGAATGCAGCTATGTAAATAGACATCCTTTATGATAAACTGCTGCACAGCACTCTGGACTTCAGACTGAGACGAAGGTTcatcttccagcaggacaatgaccctAAGCACATAGCCAAGATAACAAAGGAGCGCCTTCAGGACCACTCTGCGAATGTCCTTGTGTATGCAAGCCAGGATCCCACACTTGAACCCAATTGAACAGCTCAGTGCACAGATGTCTTCAGAAAAGGAGCTACAGCTGTTGTATTCCTAATATCAAGCTGCTCTTGAGCTAGAGACATAGTCAGAAGTgggcaaagaagaaaaaggaactGGATTGTTGCTCATTGGTCCAAAGTTCTCTTCAGGTGAAAGTAAATTTTGCATTTCGTTTTGAAGTCAAAGTCCTGGAGTCTGGAAGGAGAGTGGAAAGCCACAGAATCCAATGTGTTTGAAGTCCAGGGTGAAGTTTCTGCAGGCTGTGATGAGTTGGCATGCCATGTCATCTGCTGCTGTTGGAGGTGGTTAGCCACTGTGTTTTATCAAGTCCAGAGTCAATGCAGCGTCCACTGAGAGATTTTAGAGCACTTCATGCTTCCATCTGTGGACAGGCTTTATGGAGGTGCAGGTTTCCTGTTCCAGGAGGAATAAGTACCAGCCCACGGTACCAAAACTAGCATGTTTTTCTCACCGTGTTATTACCGCCGGGTCGCCTAATCTGAACCTCACAGAGAGTCTGGGGGAAACATGAAAACAGCCTGGCCTCAGCAGCGCCAAAACCCGATCACCTCCGTGTTACACCACCCTGATGCAGTAATTCTTGCTAATAGAGCCACAGTCAAGTACTGAGTATATAAATTAACTGGATGAAATATTCTAACAATCTGAGACACTGGATTTCTGTTTTTCATGAGCTATAAGCCATAACCAtcacaactaaaacaaaaaacttcatATGTTTCACTTTAGATATAATGACAATAACATAAATGAAAGTTTTCCTTTCAGGCATAACTTAACAGCATTAAGATGCTCTTGTATATAGCTCTTCCACAATCGGGtacaacatttaaaaagttGATAGCAGTACATCAGTTTTGTCTATTTTAATATAAGAGGGCAGCTTAGTACATGATTCACTTTAGCAGCAGCTGCTTTACTGAATGTTATTACAGCTCTGAGTACGTTAGTGCTTCTTTCCCGCTGAGTTGAGCGCGTAATGCAATCAATCATTTTTATGGATGAGCGAGAGCCTCAGGGGGTCAAAGCTTAAAGGAAAGACAGAATCAggacactttttcttttttcatgctGACATCTTTTCGAGTAAATGCCTCCATTGTTCACGTCGTAGCTCTGCTGAACTACTTTATTCCTGCTGCACACACTTTAATGTCAAGTGATGCATCCTCACGTCGATTGCATACCACAAAGCAGATGGTTCTGTGTCTGGAGCACTTTTTAGAGACGCAAACAGCTTAAGCCAATAGGACAGTGCAGGCCTGGACACAGAGAATAAATGCTGGGTTGCAAACATGGTGCATGTTTCCACATCTGGTTTTGATCAAAGCTTTACGGTCATaatctcatttttaaaactCCACTGCAGACTTTTCCCACCAGATGAATAGAGGCTCACGATACATTTGTACAAGGTTTATTAAACAGCTCGTGTTGTTTATGCTCCCTGCTCACATATTTCTATCCAAACACATGTATGAGATTGTTTATTACTGGCTGGGGTGGGAAGCAGTCGGGAATTAATCATTTTACAGCAGCTATAAAGATAGATTGGAGGCAATAACACCCTGCTGGATGTAAGCCAAAGGTAGAAGGTTTACATTCACATGAATGAGTGTAATCCATGACAGTGCTTCCTAAAGAACAGCTGAATGAGGCagcttgaaatattttttttcccacttaataaaaaaaatgttctgctTAGTAATTAATTAGAGTAATTAAAGATGAACAAATTCAAAAAGGGTGATATTTTGTGTTATACAGCATgaagttagcatgctaacatttggtgttattttattttgcaggtACCGTTATGGTCAAAAGTTCTTACATCCACTCATCATGGTCATTTCAAATTTCATGGTAATTTTAGCTTTTAGTGATTTATTGAACTGTTCTTTATCCggggtggaatgattgtacagcataaaTCTTTGATGACTTTAAAAGACAATGGCTGAGTGTTACTTAATTCACTTTGGATCTTCTCCAATCCACATGGGGTCGAAAGTATAAATACAGACTTATAAGTGTTTATAATCGGTTAGATGTCCCTCAGCACGATGCACGGCAGCCAGATAGTTTTGGTAGGCATGAGCAAGCCTCTGGTATAGTTCTGGCTGAATATTTGACCACTCTTCTTGGCAGAAAGTTAATTTCCTGGTATGAAACCAGCTCTGACGTGTAGTACACAAAGTTTCAATAGGGTTGAGGTTTATGCTTTGGGAAGACCATTCCTAAAGCTTAATGTTAGCCAGCTTTATCCATTCCCAAACCAATTTtgatgtgtttgggatcattgctcTGTTGTAAAAGCCAACCGTGTCCAGGTTTCAGGTGTTGATTTGAGGGGAAGTTGAAGAGTAGTCCTCCTCCATCGTTATTCTTTGCGCAATGTAACAGTACTGGTAACAAAACAACCCCAaagcatgatgctaccaccaaGCTGCTTGACAGCTTGTATAGTTTAGTGTTCTTAGGTTTCAAAGCTTTACATTTACTCTTCCAAACATACCTCTTGTCATTGTGGACAAATAGCACAATCTTTGTCTCATCTAACTATAAAGCTATCCTCCAGAAAGCATTTGGCTCGTCCATGTGGGCAGCAGCAAATTTTAGTTGAGGTTAAAGGTGTTGATTTTATGGCAACACTTCTTATTCGGTCAGCAATCTCTCAGTCCATGGAGACTTAAAACTGGCAGCAGTTCATGACAGGCTTGAGCCTTAGTAGTTCCTGGGTTGTTCCAGAACATCTTAACCAATTTCCTCTCATTTGAGGGTGACAGTATGAGTCTTCTCCAAACCTTGTAAGAGTGGTGCCACGTTCAAATAACTTGTATTTATGTTTAGAAATGGCTTGAAGAGACCTTCCCAACTAGTGTAAATCTACAATTCCCTTTCTTAGATCTTCACTGAGTTCCTGAAAACAGGAGCACAACACTGCCATCAAGCCTATGATAATCCATTGCCATATATGTTGATGTTAATGTCACCAAAAGTCTTCTCAGAGATGGCCTTGCTGTCGTAATGCTGACGCTGTTAGTTATGATCAAGTGTTTTCTTCAATCAGCGTGATAAGATGCACAGTCATGTGTTTACTGAGTTCCTTGGACTTTCCCATTGTTCTGAGTATAGGTTTATCTAAAGACCTTGCAATAATTAAACGTTTTTATGATGTCAAAAAGAAACTACCAGTTGTTCTCTAATGAAAGGTTAAATGTAAagttaaaagccccaaattacaATAACGTCCATGCCTCTGATCAGTGGATCAGTGGATGTGAAGCCAAAAAGTAACTCAGACCTCCATTCTTCGTACtggccaccagggggcgatagctgtgatggcaaaaaaacaaacaaaaaaagccaaaaacaaTTTCCATTCCTGAAGACGTCTGAGAGAAACTAGCTCTCAAACATGATCTCCGTTAACATGTTGCTGTTGACTTTGTGGTTTCTGGgactcattttattattataaaatattaggacatttaaaaaacagaaacgaAGCTTTTTTCAGAGAGCAGAATTATTCAGACACAGTGACCTGCCCCTTGATCATTACATCCAGTTTTGAAACACCAATGACAAAAAGACTCATCATAAGGCTTCAAACCGGGACTAAATTAACTAATGGATGACATCACGACAGCtgcgtccatcttttataccaCCTATGCTTCTTAAAAGGCAAAGCTATATTATTTCACCCATTGTTCGCTGGTTTCATGTCACCAGGTCGTCTCTAGTTGCTTCCTGTAactgttttacttttcaaagatgaacataaaataacaaaaccCGGGACGGTAGAAACTTGTGCTTCAGTATGTGGCTTACATATTACTACACCATGGATTTTCAATAGTTCTTCATCTGCTTTAGTTTGGTGCCACCCCAGTCCAAAAATCATAGAAAGGCTCCTGGCTTAGGGAACTATAGAAACAGAATATACAAATGGCAAGATTTTTGATTTAACCTCTGTGAACCACACATGGATTTATTGAATTTATCCAATAAGATGATTTGATCTGGACCAAAGTGGTCTTTCTTTAGAGAACTCCATAGTTTACCAAAGAGTCCAGTGCTTTGTACACACACTGAAGAACACATCAATAAACTAATCAGTCATAAGAACTCAGTTTACTCAATATACTCCTGAGCTTTCACAATGTGTGCACATCTTACTGAGAAATGAACACAGAAGCACAACACTGACATCAACCCTGATTTTATAATCACACGTATCACATCTGTTAAAGATGATGTCACCAAAAGTTCCCCCAACCTCACTGGCCTCACTGTGGTAACCTTGATACTGTTCTTGATGATTAAATATTTTTGCCTAATCATCATGATAAGAGCCACACTCATGTTGGCTGTTGGACTTTGCTTGGGTTTGCCCAGCTGGCAGACAGAGCAGCAAGGTTCAGCATccagtaatgttttttttctttctttctttgtctcatCCAATCAGATCTCCGTCTGACAGGAATGCATCATCACCCTGGGCTATAAGAAGTGTAAGAGTCCTGAGTAAAGCCACCATCTGGTCCACATTCTCCTGCAGCACAGGtgagtctgatttattttctAATAGGTTTGAATTAAAACCTTTTCTCTCCTTTCCCCCAAAAAGCCTTAAATTGTTTATATTTTCTGAGACTTGCTGTAAAAGTGCACCTCGTAGTATGTGAAATGTCAGCATTTAACAGTGACGTGAGGCAGAGCTCAGAGGCAGCAAAAGTTTATTTAAAGACAGGCATTAAATAAGCCAACTCCTACAAACATTTACTATGCTACTTAAATGCAATAATAGAGCAGAACGTAATATAAATGCTggaaatgtaaagaaaatgaCTTTTAAAAGTACTCTCATGTGTAGGATTGATCcttaaagttatatttttacataaaaATTCTGGAAGAGGCACTTTTTATGTGCTTTAAGTAAATTATAGCATTTCTTTTGCTAGTTAACAACCAAAGAAGCAAGAAgctcattaaaaataaacaaaaaaaacctcattcCAGTTTCTACCCAGGTTGAGCTTCAAGGCTTAATTTTCTCTGTGATAAATTATTTCAAAGGTTTAGAGTATATAAGCTATAATCACTGACTGCTGAAGtttgaaaaaatacacaaaacattgATTCTGTTTCCATGTGACAACAAGTCAAACCAGGATTCCTAGACAATAACTTTGTCATTGACTCACCTGATTAAACATGGTGTGGATTTTGTGGGTGACTTCAGGCAAATACTGCTTTTTAACATCTAACGCCTCAAGCGCACTGCTCACCAAACGTCATGTGTTGTGCAGGTGTAATCCAGTCAGCAGTCATGAAATTCTCCCTCATTGTCGCCGTTGTCGTGCTCGCCCTGGCACAAGGTATGACcagattttgacatttttgttaaatatctATCGGGGAAGGTGggaagtttaaaaacaaacaaaacactttatttcatttctgtttttttccaacAGGAAGCTTTGCACAGGAAGCCTTAAATCTTGACAACCTCAGTCAGTACTTTGAGGACCTGAAGAACAAAATGCCTCAAGACCTGAGTGAGATCATCCGCAACCCAGATCTGGTCAACCAGGCTCGGTGAGTAACCAACTATCTGCAAAACGTCTTCACACGCATGTAGACGTGTTCAGAATGATTAAAACTGGACTTTGTCCACTGTTAAATAACCAGCCAACAGCTCCTCTGTGCCTCTCAGTGATAACGTAATCATGCAAGGCAGACCAGACCCACACAGTAACCCTGAGCACTGCGTGTGTGATAGAGATGTTCTTATCTCTGTGTTTTTACTAGCTGCGATAAGTGCAGGGAAGCTTATTGTAATAATAGACTAgttactgtatttatttacaattacttggcattttttttgcatatatataaatgaaataGTCATTAATATGTGATCATATAAACCAAGCAGTTTGTAATTATGATTAtcaagcactttttaaataaaataagatttatttatatatcgcCAAGATGCTTTATACTATAAGGTaaggaccctacaataataaagagaaaacctcaacaatcagatgatccctctatgagcaagcacttggcaacagtgggaaggaaaaactcccttttaataggaagtaatccccaacagaaccaggctcagagggTCAGCCATCCTCCGTGACTACTGTGATTAATATGCAGTACATGTAGCTGAAATATGAGTATTTCTACCACTCATACTTTACATGTATTTATACCTAGATTGTCAATAAATGAGAGGTGTGAGCATGTAAAGAAGCCTGCCAGTAAACATGGCCAGTGGTGCGTTTCTGATTtctaaatgtaacagtgagtCATTTTCTACCCTAACAGGACTTTCTTGGAGGAGAGGAAAGCCCAGCTGGAGCCTCTGGCCATTCAGATCCAGGAACAACTGAGGGCCGCTTCCACCAACGTGGAGGAGCAGCTCAAACCTCTGGCCACCCAGTTGCAGCCCATGTTTGAGAACCTCCAGAAGCAGGTGGAGGCTATGGTCCAGACAATGAGAGATCAGGCCGCTGCCATCGGCAACTAAATGAAAACGATCAGCTTCTCTAGCAGACGTGCCACCACATCACCATCTTTTGTCGTGGACTGAATTCATACAGCTGCTCGTGTTGGATGGCTGACTTGACATCAGGGAGcctaaaaatgtgtttcagtgCTTGTTAATGTTTGACTGTTCCTCCTGTCACAAAagcataaataaagaaaaagacttGAAACACAACTTCTGTGGTGGTTTCATAATGTGAACTAGTGATGCCTCAGATCGAGCATGTAACAGATGTGTTTTATTATTCGTTTTATTCAAGCAAGCAAAGGTCAGGGGAAAATTGACAACAACAGGTCCAAACAttcaaaaaagaaattgataaAATGGCAGAAAGGAATGCTTTCAATCTTTTGTTCCACAGAATTCTCCTTTAAAACCCCTCAAAACTGAGCATTTTTTATTTgaactttttccctttttttcccccccatctTTCATTCAACAAACCAGACCTGATGTTTCTGTTCATTGTAGGCCGGGCTGGagatttgttttcattgttattttttttaatatattatttattttctttttactttgttttgtgtgtttttcaactttttccactgtgaaattcttttgtccatcgGTGAAGCTGGTCTCAAGGTTCCA is a window of Maylandia zebra isolate NMK-2024a linkage group LG22, Mzebra_GT3a, whole genome shotgun sequence DNA encoding:
- the LOC101471358 gene encoding uncharacterized protein LOC101471358, giving the protein MHLQSGCTRFLISPSDRNASSPWAIRSVRVLSKATIWSTFSCSTGVIQSAVMKFSLIVAVVVLALAQGSFAQEALNLDNLSQYFEDLKNKMPQDLSEIIRNPDLVNQARTFLEERKAQLEPLAIQIQEQLRAASTNVEEQLKPLATQLQPMFENLQKQVEAMVQTMRDQAAAIGN